The following proteins are co-located in the Pyrobaculum calidifontis JCM 11548 genome:
- a CDS encoding AIR synthase family protein: MKVGKLHPQLLRQLVLARRGAWRREVVVGPAVGEDAAIIDLGGAYLVVHTDPISGSVKLVGRLAVFVSTNDVAVRGVEPMWLSVSIFLPSAAGEGDLDEIARQIDEAAREIGVAVVGGHTEVTTAVTRPVVVATAMGVGRRYVTTGGARPGDYVLMTKYAGQEAASILATDFGEEAVRRGVDKSAVEAAKSFNISVIREALALADFATSMHDPTEGGVAGGLAEIAYASGVSIVVDRGAVLTRPEIEALCRAFGIDPLKTLSSGVLLATVPPNQLDAALNKLRGLGVPHAVIGRVVEKSDYLVDISGEKIHEPYVEDKLFSLF; encoded by the coding sequence ATGAAAGTGGGAAAGCTACATCCCCAACTGCTCCGGCAGTTGGTGCTCGCTAGGCGCGGCGCGTGGCGGAGAGAGGTGGTGGTAGGCCCCGCCGTCGGCGAAGACGCGGCAATAATAGATCTGGGCGGCGCCTATTTGGTCGTCCACACAGACCCCATCTCTGGCTCTGTGAAACTCGTCGGCAGGCTGGCGGTGTTTGTCTCCACGAACGACGTTGCGGTGAGGGGGGTGGAGCCCATGTGGCTTTCGGTTTCGATATTCCTTCCGTCGGCGGCGGGCGAGGGCGATTTGGACGAAATTGCGCGGCAGATAGACGAGGCCGCGAGGGAAATTGGCGTGGCGGTGGTGGGCGGCCACACGGAGGTCACCACGGCGGTTACTAGGCCGGTGGTCGTGGCCACGGCGATGGGGGTGGGGAGGCGCTACGTGACGACCGGCGGGGCGAGGCCGGGGGACTACGTCCTTATGACGAAGTACGCTGGGCAAGAGGCGGCGTCTATACTCGCAACAGACTTCGGAGAGGAGGCCGTCCGCAGGGGGGTGGACAAGTCCGCCGTTGAGGCGGCCAAGTCTTTCAACATTTCGGTGATAAGGGAGGCACTGGCGCTGGCCGATTTCGCCACTTCTATGCACGACCCCACGGAGGGCGGCGTGGCCGGGGGTCTCGCGGAAATCGCCTACGCATCGGGCGTCTCCATAGTAGTGGACAGAGGCGCCGTGTTGACTAGGCCTGAGATAGAGGCGCTGTGCAGAGCCTTTGGAATAGACCCCTTGAAGACCCTTAGCTCGGGCGTCCTACTCGCCACAGTGCCGCCCAACCAACTCGACGCGGCCCTCAACAAGCTTAGGGGCCTCGGCGTCCCCCACGCGGTAATTGGCCGAGTAGTAGAGAAGTCAGACTACCTAGTGGACATCTCCGGGGAGAAGATCCATGAGCCATACGTCGAAGACAAACTCTTCTCCCTCTTCTAA
- a CDS encoding aminotransferase-like domain-containing protein, producing MDFSGSWLKVEPELVKSVHRAVLEKWGAKALQYTDPAGAPEPRRALEELVGGLGLTGFRAFFTNGLGDSLRILAFAHLEKPCVRLEDPTSQEALRAFEHCADSRLAYIQPIWRNPDGYTYSEDEIKRVASEVPLVVYDLTYGLLSGRRVPIYGSAVAVASFHALFPGLALGFIAAPEELYEVYLEYVQSAYLHPPTYLQYLFYTALKEGAVGEVFASLKRRARAVEELLGVVATPYFAWVEARNPEIFLKHGAVPGGEFTRRRRLGKCLRLGLTSATEEEIARFFSSLPPEELQDVGHCREL from the coding sequence ATGGACTTTTCTGGAAGCTGGCTGAAGGTAGAACCGGAGCTCGTGAAGTCGGTTCACAGAGCCGTGCTAGAGAAGTGGGGAGCCAAGGCGCTTCAATACACAGACCCCGCGGGGGCGCCAGAGCCGCGCCGGGCGCTCGAAGAGCTCGTAGGCGGGCTGGGGCTGACTGGGTTTAGGGCGTTTTTCACAAACGGCCTTGGAGACAGCCTAAGGATCCTTGCTTTTGCCCACTTGGAGAAGCCCTGCGTCCGCCTGGAGGACCCCACGTCGCAGGAGGCCCTCCGGGCCTTTGAACACTGTGCCGACTCGCGCCTGGCGTATATACAGCCCATTTGGCGCAACCCCGACGGCTACACCTACAGCGAGGATGAGATCAAGAGGGTGGCATCTGAGGTCCCGTTGGTGGTATACGACTTGACGTACGGCCTCCTCTCCGGCCGCAGAGTCCCCATCTACGGGTCTGCGGTGGCTGTGGCCTCTTTCCACGCTTTGTTCCCCGGCCTCGCCTTGGGGTTCATCGCGGCGCCAGAGGAGCTGTACGAAGTATACCTCGAATACGTGCAGTCGGCGTACCTCCACCCGCCCACCTATCTCCAGTACCTCTTCTACACGGCACTGAAGGAGGGGGCCGTTGGCGAAGTCTTCGCCTCCCTAAAAAGGCGGGCGCGGGCGGTCGAGGAGCTTCTCGGCGTAGTCGCCACACCATACTTCGCGTGGGTTGAGGCTAGGAATCCGGAAATCTTTTTAAAACACGGCGCCGTCCCTGGCGGTGAGTTCACAAGAAGGCGCAGACTCGGCAAATGCCTACGCCTGGGCCTCACTAGTGCGACAGAGGAGGAGATTGCCCGCTTCTTCTCCTCGCTTCCTCCAGAAGAACTTCAAGACGTTGGCCATTGCAGAGAGCTTTAA
- a CDS encoding endonuclease dU, with protein sequence MAIAESFKVEDGFSVLAGVVARRDGTVEAVAVDTATVGGTDATEAAVRIAERLLKPDVSIIMLDGCVVSFYNWIDGEALWRRFGVPVACYVFEDPEGRVEEAVKKLFKDWELRIEAIRRLGWPTPYYTKSGYKIYIRSWGIDPADAGRAAELCAKFGKWPEPIRVAQLVASGVREYLSRRSR encoded by the coding sequence TTGGCCATTGCAGAGAGCTTTAAGGTTGAAGACGGTTTCTCAGTTCTGGCGGGGGTCGTGGCGAGGAGAGACGGCACGGTGGAGGCAGTGGCCGTGGACACGGCCACCGTGGGAGGCACAGACGCCACAGAGGCCGCTGTGCGAATAGCGGAGAGGCTCCTCAAGCCCGACGTGAGCATAATCATGCTGGACGGCTGTGTGGTGTCTTTCTACAACTGGATAGACGGCGAGGCGCTGTGGCGCCGCTTCGGCGTGCCAGTGGCATGCTACGTGTTTGAAGACCCCGAGGGCCGCGTCGAGGAGGCGGTGAAGAAGCTCTTCAAAGACTGGGAACTGAGGATTGAGGCCATTAGGAGGCTGGGCTGGCCGACGCCCTACTACACAAAGAGTGGGTACAAGATATACATCAGGTCCTGGGGCATTGACCCAGCAGACGCCGGGCGGGCCGCCGAGCTCTGCGCAAAATTCGGCAAATGGCCAGAGCCTATCCGCGTGGCGCAGCTGGTGGCAAGCGGAGTGAGAGAGTACCTAAGCCGCAGAAGCCGGTAA
- a CDS encoding polyamine ABC transporter substrate-binding protein produces MVTRRKLLIAAGGAVVAVALGAIGFSMLQRPRLAVYNYSYYIDKDLLKEFEREFGVEVIYREFESGEEAYSALLRGGGGYDLVVVPDTYLKDVIAGGYVRKIDHGKLSNLGNVAPEFFENPNDRGLQYSIPYAFGITGFAVNYYAMRGVDRRLDSWSDLFDFGLLEKMRDRVAMLEEFIEPVMAAKYALGIDPDDWSDAAVNKVVDLLKRQKDYIRGYLGVSQIVDALAAGELWVSQIWSGDAATARDKFVNLAGEVNRDKFEYVLPRPKTHRWVDFMVIPRDAKNVDAAYAFIDFVLRPENAARITLASYYPTAVKKQLVAKYLPADVLEDPAVYPPEGANLIYLNYTKELLDAVERIRAAVR; encoded by the coding sequence ATGGTAACGAGGAGGAAGTTGCTCATAGCGGCTGGAGGTGCCGTGGTGGCGGTGGCGTTGGGAGCCATAGGCTTCTCCATGTTGCAACGGCCTAGGCTCGCCGTCTACAACTACTCTTACTACATAGACAAGGATCTGTTGAAGGAGTTTGAGAGGGAATTCGGCGTGGAGGTGATTTACAGAGAGTTCGAAAGCGGGGAGGAGGCCTACTCCGCCCTGCTCCGGGGAGGAGGGGGGTACGACCTCGTGGTTGTCCCCGACACGTATCTGAAAGATGTAATAGCGGGGGGCTACGTGAGAAAGATAGATCACGGCAAGCTCTCCAACCTTGGCAACGTCGCGCCTGAGTTTTTTGAGAATCCAAACGACCGTGGGCTTCAGTACTCCATCCCCTACGCCTTCGGCATCACGGGCTTCGCCGTCAACTACTACGCCATGAGGGGGGTGGACAGGCGGCTGGACAGCTGGTCCGACCTCTTCGACTTCGGCCTCTTGGAAAAGATGCGCGACAGAGTGGCCATGTTGGAGGAGTTCATAGAGCCCGTCATGGCGGCGAAGTATGCCCTCGGCATAGATCCAGACGACTGGAGCGATGCCGCGGTGAACAAGGTGGTAGACTTGCTCAAGCGGCAGAAGGACTACATAAGGGGGTACTTGGGCGTAAGCCAGATAGTGGACGCCCTAGCCGCCGGAGAGCTGTGGGTTTCCCAGATATGGTCTGGCGACGCCGCAACGGCCAGAGACAAATTTGTAAATTTAGCAGGAGAGGTCAATCGCGACAAGTTTGAATACGTCCTCCCAAGGCCCAAGACGCATAGGTGGGTAGACTTCATGGTGATCCCTCGCGACGCAAAAAACGTAGATGCCGCATACGCCTTCATAGACTTTGTCCTCAGGCCGGAAAACGCGGCTAGGATAACGCTGGCCTCTTACTACCCCACGGCGGTCAAGAAGCAGTTAGTGGCCAAGTACCTCCCTGCCGACGTGTTAGAGGACCCCGCAGTGTACCCGCCCGAGGGCGCTAACCTAATATACTTGAACTACACCAAGGAGCTCTTAGATGCAGTAGAGAGGATAAGGGCCGCTGTCAGATAA
- a CDS encoding MogA/MoaB family molybdenum cofactor biosynthesis protein translates to MSHELHRAQGPKSARFYVVTVSTSRFQEKVRGGSPRDESGDVAVEMITSAGHAVVGRDLLPDDVTAIRKKAFELMARDDVDIVVFTGGTGLTKSDVTIEALRPLFEKEIEGFGDVFRFYSIQEVGTAAFLTRATAGVVKGKVFVLLPGSPNAVKTGLRILLGEVSHLLYLVRQ, encoded by the coding sequence ATGTCTCACGAGCTTCACAGAGCTCAGGGGCCTAAAAGCGCTAGGTTTTATGTCGTCACGGTCAGCACGTCGCGTTTTCAAGAGAAGGTGCGGGGCGGCTCTCCTAGGGACGAGTCGGGGGACGTGGCCGTTGAGATGATAACCTCAGCGGGCCACGCGGTGGTTGGACGCGACCTGCTCCCCGACGACGTGACGGCGATTAGGAAGAAGGCGTTTGAGCTCATGGCGAGAGACGACGTAGACATCGTGGTGTTCACCGGCGGCACAGGTTTGACGAAGAGCGACGTGACCATCGAGGCGTTGAGGCCCCTCTTCGAGAAAGAGATAGAGGGCTTCGGCGATGTCTTCCGCTTCTACAGCATACAAGAGGTAGGCACAGCGGCATTTTTAACGAGGGCCACGGCCGGCGTTGTAAAAGGCAAAGTGTTCGTCCTCCTCCCCGGCTCTCCCAACGCCGTCAAGACTGGCTTGAGGATACTGCTGGGGGAGGTCTCCCACCTCCTCTACCTAGTGAGGCAGTGA
- a CDS encoding SLOG cluster 4 domain-containing protein, whose product MKQIAVAIHSGRVEGLGEKAAKFVDALAEACPDAVLLVGGYWGHMVDVVDAALRRGLRVVVFLPMEREDVALPKGVIVVRTGCEFRCRSVQMVRSADAVAVLGGGVGTMIEALMAYAMGKPLFVLVGTGAYSDRLREAYPRHFDERKAVDVVYVESPEELARAVCAAGPGVAAKFG is encoded by the coding sequence GTGAAGCAGATAGCTGTAGCCATCCACAGCGGCCGCGTAGAGGGGCTGGGCGAAAAGGCCGCAAAGTTCGTAGACGCCCTCGCCGAGGCGTGTCCAGACGCCGTACTGCTCGTCGGAGGATACTGGGGCCATATGGTAGACGTGGTAGACGCGGCGCTGAGGAGGGGGCTTAGGGTGGTGGTCTTCCTGCCCATGGAGAGGGAAGACGTGGCGCTCCCAAAGGGCGTAATAGTGGTTAGGACGGGTTGCGAGTTCCGGTGTAGGTCGGTTCAAATGGTGAGGTCTGCCGACGCGGTGGCAGTCCTCGGCGGCGGCGTTGGGACCATGATTGAGGCGCTCATGGCTTACGCCATGGGCAAGCCGCTCTTTGTCCTCGTCGGCACTGGCGCTTACAGCGATAGGTTGCGGGAGGCCTACCCGCGGCACTTCGACGAGAGAAAGGCCGTGGACGTGGTGTACGTAGAGAGCCCAGAGGAGCTGGCCCGGGCGGTCTGCGCGGCGGGGCCCGGCGTGGCGGCGAAATTTGGCTAA